In the genome of Cheilinus undulatus linkage group 6, ASM1832078v1, whole genome shotgun sequence, one region contains:
- the LOC121510613 gene encoding protein phosphatase 1 regulatory subunit 3C-B-like, with product MSATSVLRSFSPSAMPGPVMPIDVAMRFYISHSPPPLRGFLSSYEDLQKAKNRANQSTTCSHKQQLYKPLRPCLSNQQKAVDDGSCGGWNNNKVSKKKVVFADMKGMSLTAIHIFSKFDDEPYQNKSCGGIIEDLQFDMTDLEAATMDLKISSVRSLALDFKQPSADYLDFRNRLLKNSVCLENCSLQERSLTGTIKVRNIGFEKSVQLRATFDSWVSFTDIDCTFMNNVYSSQDTDTFAFVLELPTHIPPQNRIEFCICFKVQDQTYWDNNDGKNYTLKHVGWNGEDLNITNPPTSAEQKKPSEHKNGGVKVLEMEFDQFGSPRMSSGLFPGWQSWGQIDNTVPYW from the exons ATGAGTGCGACAAG TGTGCTCAGATCTTTCAGTCCATCAGCTATGCCTGGTCCAGTCATGCCTATAGACGTGGCCATGAGGTTCTACATCAGCCACTCTCCTCCGCCGCTCCGCGGTTTCCTCAGCTCCTATGAGGATCTGCAAAAGGCCAAGAACCGAGCCAACCAATCCACCACCTGCAGCCACAAGCAACAGCTGTACAAACCCCTGCGGCCCTGCCTCAGCAACCAGCAGAAAGCCGTGGATGATGGCAGCTGCGGGGGCTGGAACAACAATAAGGTCAGCAAGAAGAAAGTGGTGTTTGCGGACATGAAGGGAATGTCACTCACTGCCATCCACATCTTCTCAAAGTTTGATGATGAGCCGTATCAGAACAAGAGTTGCGGGGGAATCATAGAGGACCTGCAGTTTGACATGACAGACCTGGAAGCAGCCACAATGGATCTAAAGATCAGCTCAGTGCGCAGCCTGGCACTGGACTTTAAGCAGCCCTCAGCAGACTACCTGGATTTCCGGAACCGCCTGCTTAAGAATTCAGTCTGCTTGGAGAACTGCTCGCTGCAGGAACGCTCGCTCACCGGCACCATCAAAGTCAGGAACATCGGGTTTGAGAAGTCTGTGCAGTTGCGAGCAACTTTCGACTCATGGGTCAGCTTCACTGACATTGACTGCACCTTCATGAACAACGTCTACAGCTCCCAGGACACTGACACCTTTGCATTTGTCCTGGAACTCCCCACTCACATCCCGCCACAGAATCGGATTGAGTTCTGCATCTGCTTCAAAGTCCAGGATCAGACCTACTGGGACAACAATGATGGCAAAAATTACACCCTCAAGCACGTTGGCTGGAATGGGGAGGACCTGAACATTACAAACCCCCCAACCTCTGCTGAGCAGAAGAAACCATCAGAGCACAAAAACGGAGGAGTGAAGGTGCTGGAGATGGAGTTTGATCAGTTTGGCAGCCCACGCATGTCCAGTGGACTCTTCCCTGGCTGGCAGAGCTGGGGACAGATTGATAACACTGTGCCCTATTGGTGA